From Rana temporaria chromosome 5, aRanTem1.1, whole genome shotgun sequence:
GGGGTTCTGCTTATTGACGACCGATCCGAATGTGGTTCATCCTCAGTCGTGTTTGTTCTCGTTGCGAAAGAGTTTGAACCAGTCGTAAACAAATTTTCTGCTCAGTTTCTATCCCCTACACTTGCACCAACATTTCATGCGTCTCCGTCGCCATTTTTCCCAATTTGTAGCAGAACTAGATGTTCACTCGTTGCTCCATTGCACTGTAACCCTACCTCTCACACTGACTATGTTCAACTGCCCGCATCGGGTTTACCCGACGGTCACATGTACTCCATGCTGAGTGGCGCTTCTCAACGTGTCTTTGGTTAGCAATGTGTGGGCACCTGGCCCATGTTGCCGTTAAGATATCGGACCATTCGCCAAACTTGTTGGACCTCGTACTTCACCTCTCTACCTCCATCCTGTCTATATTGGACAAGGAATTTGCTTCATCCTCTCTGTCAGATGAGCAGGGAGATGATCTAGGAAACAGCTTTGCTGTCCAGGAAGTAATAACGCTAAACCAAAAAGCAGCAGAACGATCTTACTGACTAGCAGAGGGGTGTGTTGCAAGTATGTGGCCAGAATTCCAAATCTTCTGGAAAGTAAAATGGTAAACCTATGTATGTTGATCATGCATTAGCGGTTTGCTTAGAGTTCTAAGCTATGTATATTTCTCAGAAAAGACCAGCCTTTTCCCTATTTATGCAGTTATATGTTTGAGGCCAAAATCCATCTGTAGCCTCTCCATTCCTCTAAACGGCAGCAGCTATTCTGAAATCTGACTGAAACGCATTGAGCAGATTAATGTTTTGAAGGGCATGTAACCAAAGTTGTGATTTTCTGTAGAAAGGACTGGTCATTTAATGATTGCAATGGCTGGCGACCAATTACTGACTTCTCATAAGTACCATATTCCAGAGGTTTAAGTCCTGCTGCCAGTATTGATATAGCAATGTAAACTGTTGAGGCTGTTGTTTAAATAGAACTGTATTTAGCTAATATGACTTGGATTAAGATCAGCTGACGTTTTAGGAGCCAGTCCTGCAGAAATCCAAGATTCCTAAAGTtcgggcacttttcctcccatgtGCTTTGCCATTAGTCTTAATCATTTCACATGTCTGTTCCATGGCACGCAGTTTGTGGACTTGTACAGTGGTCTCTTTGTACGTCTGACATGACTGGACCTGACAGGAGGGTTGAGAAAATCTTGGCTAACAAAGGTGGATTCCTTTCTGCTGTATACCTTATACATGTTTCTGCTCTTTTTATgtcatcatcatttttttttttttttttgggggttattaagttgaaaaaaaaaaaatatttgctctgACCTAATAATTTGCAATTAAAGTATTCACTTTGATGCACCCCATAAATTGTAAACAACGTATTTTATATATGCTGTACATTGTTTCATTAATTGAGAATATCAAGTGATTTTAAAAGGCCCTAGCCTttgacaccagtgcttgcagttccagtgcgttctagaaaaaaaaagtagaacatgctgcatttttcctgcactggaacactgtaaaatgcactggaacacacatgtccttatttaaagTTAAGAAAAAAAGAGGGTGAAAAAATGCTCAAagtgcatgcagaaaagcatctggaacgtATCCgcactgcgtttctatggtgtgaactggcccttgaaaagcaatttgtgaaaaaaataaaaatcgtagatAACGCTTTAGCAAATTAAGTCATGGCTTAAGTCATCTTAGTTAACTTAAtataatgtaaatgtatttacaaatataaaaaaaaatgcatgttttagGTGTTCATTCTCACCTGTGATTACAGTGAGACGGCATGTTTTTGTGGTTTACAACTGTGGAATCTCAGGTATATGCAAACAGCTGCAGACGGGAAGTCAGTACAGAGCAATGACAGGCTGACGGGAGCTGCCGTTGTCCACATGTAGCCACACATCCAGCAGTTACCTGTGGGTAGAAAGAAATGATCAGTGCTGAATGTATACAGATTTCATCTACAGATGGTTTTGTAGATGGTGCGAAAAGGTAATTTATGGTTGCTGTTGGACCCCTTTCACCCCGAGGCACTTTGCAGACGCTTTAATGCAAAAAATAGCGTCttcaaagtgccctgaaagagcggctccattcactccagtgggaaagcccaagggctttcccactggagcggtgcgctggaaggatgttaaaaaatgtcctgcaagccacatctttggagtggtgcgtacacctctcctccaccgctccttgaaatgaatgggcagcacggcCGAACCGCCGGCAAATCGCTGCTGCAGCGGCACTTTGTGggtagttttaaccctttttcgactgctagcaggggttaaaggcgccccgctagtggccgaataccttCGCAAAAATGACGGTAAAAATGATAGATGTTTTACAGCCACCcgcgcgccccagtgtgaaagcagcattAACCTTGCTTCTGAATAGCAAAAGTCtacttgctttattttttttgtatttacaaaGGTATTTTCTACATATATAAAACAATCCTAACCTTGATTTCTGTCTGTTTACAGAAGAAGTAGACTACAACACATTCGGGTCAGCCACTTTGAATAgaaggaagaaaaatgctctggtggCATTACGAAATGACAGCCTCCGCCACAAGAAACCACACATTAACATCAGTATGCCTCATGATTTTAGACCAGTGTCCTCCATCATTGATGTGGATATCCTTCCAGAAACACACAGACGAGTAAGACTATACAGACATGGATGTGAAAAGCCTCTAGGATTTTATATCCGAGATGGAACTAGTGTTCGGGTGACCCCCCATGGTCTGGAGAAAGTGCCAGGAATCTTCATTTCCAGAATGGTACCAGGAGGcttggcggagagcactggtcTGCTGGCTGTGAACGATGAGGTTCTGGAGGTAAATGGTATTGAGGTAGCTGGGAAGACTCTTGATCAGGTCACAGATATGATGATCGCAAACAGCCACAATCTAATCATTACGGTTAAGCCAGCCAACCAAAGAAACAATGTTATCCGGAGCAGCCGGATGTCTGGCAGCTCTGGTCAGTCTACAGACAGCACGGCCAGTCACCATAGCTTGCCGTCGGCTCACCTACTACAGAATTTTAACCCAGATGAAATGGAGAGTGACGATGATGCAGATATTGTTATTGAAGGTAGCCTTGAGCCTCGCAACATTCCCAAATCTCACAGCCTACCGTCGGGAAGCCTTTCACGGATCAATGGCACCAGCCTTAGCCACAGGTTAGAAAGAGACTTGACTCTTAACCATTCTGGGCGTGAGAGTAATGGAAGTATCCACAAAATTCTGAGCAGCTTGAAGGCTGACCCAAGGAACAGCTTGGTCATACCCAAAGGAGGCATCGAGGAAGATGGCACTGTTATTACACTTTAAACATACTGCCTGTTGCTATTGGCATATAGTTCAGTGTTGAACATGCAGGATACATGTTGgacctttttaaagaaaaaaaaaaactttcaaaccTGAACACTTACGTGCGAGTTAGATATTGAGTGGTACCTaatgaaatctttattttttagttttattcTATTACTGGAAAGTGGTTTGCTTTGACACTGTCTTATACCtgtgtaataaaagaaaaaaaacctcagcTGCCCTTTCCTGCACAGGTTCCATTACCAAAGCATCTCTTCATACCAAGCCCTAATggatttgtattttctttttttttccccccaaggccaccctttggacaaaatGGCACTGGGTTATTCTACAAGCCCCCCCGGTATTTCTGTGGTACATATTTTTACTTATTTGCTTGTAAATATCTTGCAACAGGCTAAAAATGATGTCATTTTACAATCCCTGTTGCCgtctattttaaagaaaaaaagcaaGTCTGTGCAACTTGCATGATGAAAACTTAGCTCAACGCCACCACCTGCTGGTCAAAGGTGGTAAACAAAAGACGAGTAATGTGAAATCTGACCCAACCAGAGAAGTTCATTCACAATCCATTTGTTATGTCTCTGTGAATATTGTGGCTTTACAATCACATGCTGCCTACATCAGAAACAATCTATTCTTCTTAGAACACTAGTGAAAAATTCCGTGAACTGGGCTTCCGTTATCTCACAGTGCCTTGTTTGTGTAATACACTGTGGGACCTTAAGGAGTTATTGGAAAGGCCTAAACACTCTCCCCCAATGAACAATTCTAATCGATCACTGTTAAAACGATTGATCACCTGTGTACTGTACATGAATGACAAAGGTATTTTTTATTCTTGGTGAATGCTGTCTGTACTATACAATAAATGTTATTTTACAGAGATATTTTTTATGAACAGAAGAAAAGTTAAATTATAAGTATCAATTGCCCCTTTTTAGATATGGTACTAACAGGTTGGAAACGAACGTGTTCGGTTTATCCGATTGCCTCCAAAAGATATGATTTAGCTTTATCACCTTTAATCTGTTTGGTCATAACTGTGTCCGAGGTCCTCAAACTTAAAGCACCACTAATATGAAAGATGTTGAATATGTTTGAATTATCTGCTAGGAATTCAATGACAAGAAGTCTTCCCTACAGtgtcttttattttgtattcccTGCTGCAGTGTTCTTCAGAGAACCGGCATACCTCTATGAAAAACAATTAAGGACTTGATTAGTTATTAGGAAAATCTAAAAAACACATTCCATTCTTTTTATTTAAGACTTGGCATGATACAAATTGACAGctcttgttttttattcttttgtactTAAAGGAGTATGATAAATAAAGTCAGAACAATAAACTGCTGTGATTTCTGGTTTGATGTGACTATGGATTATATTCTATAGAGGCTGGCAACTCGGATGCTCTGgaataaaagtcctttattggttacatgggtacaggctattttctgacgcgtttcggctaagaagccttcatcaaagcTTTGAAGGCTTCTTAGCTGAAACGCGTTGGCATATAGCCTgtacccatgtaaccaataaagcATCAGAGTTGCCAGCCCTTTTTGATTCAAGTATTGTATTTATGGGGCTAGAGCACCGGATCACAGTGGGTGGACTTCCATATTGGCAGTGGAGCTGGGGTAACATTTTGTTTCTATTATGTTCTAAAGACAATAATATGACTATCTCTCTGAATATCACaacacacttttttatttatttattttatttattttttaaacacaataaGCTCAACGCCAGTTATAAAACTTCTGCttgtcttaggctgggttcacactacggttttcccgtccgtcagccgcatacgatttatatgaaaaaacgtatgcggctgaaacggacgggaacgtatggaaccgcacacatgtgcgttttccattgacattaatgttaaaggaaaacgtatgcggttgccatactgttttaaaaacgaccgcaaaaccgtggttgaacacggttttgggtacgtttaaaaaacgttttgccagcaaatcgtacgcacccggatgcatccgagtgcatacgatttgcaatgcattctctatctatacgttttcccgtccgggcccgtacgttttcaatactgaaatcgtatgcggctgacggacgggaaaaccgtagtgtgaacccagccttagagccATGTACGGTCATCCTGAAAGAAGCCATGGACTATGGCTGAGGCTTTGTgactattaggcttcatttccatggacgtttttacagccacttttctgagctttttttgcagcttaaaaacggctctccatgttagtctatggcctcatgcccaccatgacttttttgagctgtagatggctgagctgtttttaagctgcaaaagaaaaaaaaggaccagtgcgttctgaagctccagccttagagctgtaaaaacggcagacgttaaacgctcaaaaacgcgcaaaaacgctaaaacCGCTACTGCTGCGTtgttgagctccagctcaaaaaaaaaaaaaaaaaacatggacaggcatttttaagctgtaaaaaaggctaaaaaagtggctgtaaaaacgtccatggaaatgaagccttaggctaCACTGGCACCTGTTTGCTTATGGTACTTTAAAATGAAAAGGTGAAATGGTGTTTTGCTTTTATCCACTGGGTCATACAAGGAAGTTATGCCAGGTGTCCCCAACCCCCGGGCAACAGATCGTTGCCGATTCGTGGCCTGTTGCTGGACGAGCTGAACAGCAGGAGATGAACATTTAACGCGGACTGCGCAGGACTATCAGACCGCGCTCACTGTTCACCTCCTGCCGCGTGGCCATGCCCGTGTGTCTTCTCTCGGCTTCTCTGCCCGACCGCCAATGTCATCCTATTAGCAGGGGAGCGGTTGGGAGGTGCTGCAGATTGGAATAAATAGTTCCACCCGCCCCCTGCTAATAGGATGATTATGTCAGCCGGCTGGCAGGCGGAGGAGCTGGGAGAGGACACACGGACTGTTAACAGCCTCTGCCCTGAAGGTAGGAGTCCTTAGCAGGTGAGGCAGAGATTAATGTTAGTGATGAAAAGAGGGGAGAGGGCAGACtgcaggggcactgtaatgtaaaggggcactgttgcagtgcccctttacagtgcagtcccctttatatcacagtgttccctttacagtgcagtccccctttacatcacagccctttacatcacagtgcccctttagtgtaaatgtaatgtacaatacagtgccccctttacagtgcagtgcccctttacatcaaagccctttacattacagtgcccctttaatgTAAATGTAATGCCCCCTGTAATTAatgtacattacagtgccccctttacagtgcagttcccctttatatcacgttgccctctttacatcacagaccccctataaaGAACAGTCCCCTTTATAGAGCAGTCCCTGTTAcattaatgtaaaggggcactgtaatataaagggggggtgatgtgaaggggaactgaGGACACTGTGAGACTGCTGTAAAAGGGGGTTGTGGTGTAAAGGAGATGAGGACAGACTTCATGAATATCGCATCCCCTGACCCACCCACCACAACCACCatgtacaagtccaaaggagaacgaagatttgcggtccaaggacccagactatggaacgctctaccaaccagcatccgattggaggtaaaccacatggccttcaggagaaagatcaagacccatctcttctgagggcccagggaatggatgccaagcgcccagaggcgattcagttcgtatgtgttgcgctatatatgtTTCTCACTCACCATCCTCCCCCAGCCCTAGGAAAATTGGCTGCCATGAAACCAGTCCCTGGAGCCAAAAGGGTTGGGGGGACTGCTGCTTTAAGCTTCGGATTACACTCTCACCTATAGAAGGATTGGACAGTTGCAAACAAACTGTAGGCCAACTCCTACTACCTACTACTCTCCCCACACCCAAATGTCTCATGAGCCACTTTGCCACGTGTAGTGCAGCCCATTAAAGTCAACGGGCTGACCTATGTGTGTCACTGGAAAAATATGTGCTCTCGCTACGCTAGGCGTGAATGGGGCCTGGAAGTGAAATTGGTGCATttacacaagaacaatgaggctTCATTCATATCTGTGTTTCCAAACGTATGGGAAGCCAAATGTGTGCGTTGCCATGCGTTTCAAAAACACTGCAAATACGCACC
This genomic window contains:
- the PARD6G gene encoding partitioning defective 6 homolog gamma, with protein sequence MALQLQTRGRGGSGSSASCDHNSVILPNRSSSGAVSRAGRSAAIGSRALPHTALSIGNERIPPHCSLGRTWPGGVGEGGSTAKMNRSFSKSQTLRYVASSAVEVKSKYGAEFRRFCLNRFKPGNFEEFYNLILQVHNISNVDVMLGYADIHGDLLPINNDDNFLKAVSSANPLLRVFIQKQEEVDYNTFGSATLNRRKKNALVALRNDSLRHKKPHINISMPHDFRPVSSIIDVDILPETHRRVRLYRHGCEKPLGFYIRDGTSVRVTPHGLEKVPGIFISRMVPGGLAESTGLLAVNDEVLEVNGIEVAGKTLDQVTDMMIANSHNLIITVKPANQRNNVIRSSRMSGSSGQSTDSTASHHSLPSAHLLQNFNPDEMESDDDADIVIEGSLEPRNIPKSHSLPSGSLSRINGTSLSHRLERDLTLNHSGRESNGSIHKILSSLKADPRNSLVIPKGGIEEDGTVITL